From the Bdellovibrio reynosensis genome, one window contains:
- a CDS encoding outer membrane beta-barrel protein, with translation MKKLALVVFATLGVMTSAAMADVDYQLEVGVRQQSADVEAPATAKSQMGMQFGATAHMPFGEKWHFRTGMLYTQRPLIVESGATETKVSVNYLDVPLALMFKFEEHIGVFFGFQLGLNIDKTNAEDVKSPMLPIVLGTSFKFAPNMGAVLYYDNGDELAAGIEKSRAVGANLMITFD, from the coding sequence ATGAAAAAGTTAGCTCTTGTTGTTTTCGCTACCCTGGGTGTGATGACTTCTGCTGCGATGGCAGATGTTGATTACCAACTTGAAGTGGGCGTGCGCCAACAATCTGCAGATGTAGAAGCTCCAGCAACAGCAAAAAGCCAAATGGGAATGCAATTCGGAGCGACAGCTCATATGCCTTTTGGTGAAAAATGGCATTTCCGTACAGGTATGCTTTACACTCAAAGACCTCTTATCGTAGAAAGTGGCGCGACTGAAACAAAAGTATCAGTGAACTACCTTGATGTCCCATTGGCTTTGATGTTCAAATTTGAAGAACACATTGGTGTTTTCTTTGGATTCCAATTGGGTCTAAATATCGATAAAACAAATGCCGAAGACGTGAAATCACCAATGTTGCCAATCGTTCTTGGCACAAGCTTTAAGTTTGCTCCGAACATGGGTGCAGTCCTTTACTATGACAATGGTGATGAACTTGCCGCAGGCATTGAAAAATCTCGCGCTGTTGGCGCAAACTTGATGATCACTTTTGACTAA
- a CDS encoding LTA synthase family protein: MADRFIFSLRFSTKVFLKLAILSVAMILFMTLFRMNLYFLSVFHATANVDFIEIVHSFIAGLRFDILVFGFLFIPLYFLIIGQAITQKWPRWMFAFYKIYFGLAWFLICVLTFIDFFHFAKHGVRLRFEGYMNWTFDTLLEQAQGLQNNQTLIFCVITVMLFSLGYMLVKAIRFGEWKDEYSPQAGNGFEIFWRIALPLILIALAARGTVEPHHLRLEHSEVSLNKAVNEMALNAVWCFDK; the protein is encoded by the coding sequence GTGGCAGATAGATTTATCTTTTCTCTGCGTTTTTCTACGAAAGTCTTTTTAAAATTAGCGATCCTTAGTGTTGCCATGATTCTTTTCATGACCCTGTTTCGCATGAATCTTTACTTCTTGTCGGTTTTCCATGCGACAGCGAATGTGGATTTCATCGAAATCGTTCATTCCTTCATCGCGGGTTTGCGTTTTGATATTTTGGTTTTCGGATTTTTATTTATTCCACTTTATTTCCTGATCATTGGGCAGGCCATAACGCAGAAATGGCCCCGCTGGATGTTTGCTTTTTATAAAATCTATTTTGGCTTGGCTTGGTTTCTTATCTGCGTATTAACTTTCATTGATTTCTTTCACTTCGCAAAACACGGCGTGCGTTTAAGATTTGAAGGTTACATGAATTGGACCTTTGATACGTTGTTAGAACAAGCGCAAGGTCTGCAAAACAATCAAACTCTGATCTTTTGCGTAATCACAGTCATGTTATTTAGCCTTGGTTATATGCTTGTTAAAGCCATTCGTTTTGGAGAATGGAAAGATGAATATTCGCCACAAGCTGGCAATGGATTTGAAATCTTTTGGCGAATTGCTTTGCCGTTAATTCTTATCGCATTGGCGGCCCGTGGCACGGTAGAACCCCATCATCTGCGTTTGGAGCACAGCGAAGTGTCTTTAAATAAGGCTGTAAACGAGATGGCCCTGAATGCTGTATGGTGTTTTGATAAATAA